From Chloroflexota bacterium, a single genomic window includes:
- the mutL gene encoding DNA mismatch repair endonuclease MutL, translating to MIEPAPSGVPGPPRIRVLPPEIAERIAAGEVVERPVSVVKELIDNSLDAGAADIRIDIEGGGLTLIRVADDGHGIAPDQLELAFQRHATSKIDDVRDLLEIATLGFRGEALPSIAAVAEVDVASSVDDDGRAVTVGIRAGKVQRRGTRGRPRGTTVWVRNLFQPIPARLKFTRNPRVESSAISQLVRRYALARPEVRFALTLDSHASLKTSGSGRLETTLAEVLGPEVAACLLPLPERTVGAGRLTGYVSAPGLSRPNRQSCIVFVNRRWVAVPVLQQALEAAYRPLLPPGRHPIVVLYVEVPPGAVDVNVHPSKAEVKLLWEADLAAAVSDAVKDVIGRSPRRPDDEQDFALAATQYKLPTPSRRGTLAAERGPGLWELDAATPTLGLKLIGQHGNTVLLAEGRGGLYVVDQHRAHERIIYEQLSARYAAQVALDAEDGGADAGAAANAQYLLEPIVMEMPPGRAEIIGDRLAALEALGFSCERFGGHSFLIRSTPDVPDATQRATLEEVLEEASDQRDDWRERLLIRLACRSAIRRGRQLTLPEATRLLDQLSRAATPAVCPHGAPIVLHFGRKFLERQFAW from the coding sequence GTGATCGAGCCGGCCCCGTCGGGCGTGCCCGGGCCGCCCCGCATCCGCGTCCTCCCTCCCGAGATCGCGGAGCGGATCGCAGCCGGCGAGGTCGTCGAGCGGCCGGTCTCGGTCGTCAAGGAGCTGATCGACAACTCGCTGGACGCCGGGGCCGCGGATATCCGCATCGACATCGAGGGCGGCGGCCTCACCCTGATCCGCGTGGCCGACGACGGCCACGGCATCGCCCCGGATCAGCTTGAGCTGGCGTTCCAGCGCCACGCCACCTCCAAGATCGACGACGTGCGCGACCTGCTGGAGATCGCCACGCTCGGCTTCCGAGGCGAGGCGCTCCCGAGCATCGCCGCCGTGGCCGAGGTGGACGTCGCCAGCAGCGTGGACGACGATGGCCGCGCCGTGACGGTTGGGATTCGCGCGGGGAAGGTCCAGCGACGCGGCACGCGGGGCCGGCCGCGCGGCACGACTGTCTGGGTCCGCAACCTGTTCCAGCCGATCCCGGCCCGCCTGAAGTTCACCCGCAACCCGCGCGTCGAGTCGTCCGCCATCAGCCAGCTGGTCCGCCGCTACGCCCTGGCCCGCCCGGAGGTCCGCTTCGCCCTGACGTTGGACAGCCACGCGTCGCTCAAGACCAGCGGGAGCGGCCGGCTGGAGACGACGCTCGCCGAGGTGCTCGGGCCAGAGGTGGCGGCGTGCCTGCTGCCGCTGCCCGAGCGAACGGTGGGGGCAGGCCGGCTGACTGGCTACGTCAGCGCCCCGGGCCTCAGCCGTCCAAACCGGCAGTCCTGCATCGTCTTCGTGAACCGGCGCTGGGTGGCCGTGCCAGTGTTGCAGCAGGCGCTCGAAGCGGCCTACCGTCCACTGCTGCCGCCGGGCCGCCACCCGATTGTCGTGCTGTACGTCGAGGTGCCGCCGGGCGCGGTGGACGTGAACGTCCATCCGTCGAAGGCCGAGGTCAAGCTGCTCTGGGAAGCGGACCTCGCGGCGGCGGTGAGTGACGCCGTCAAGGACGTGATCGGCCGAAGTCCGCGCCGCCCGGACGACGAGCAGGACTTTGCGCTGGCAGCCACCCAGTACAAGCTGCCGACGCCCTCCCGGCGGGGCACCCTGGCGGCCGAACGCGGCCCGGGCCTCTGGGAGCTTGACGCCGCCACACCGACGCTGGGGCTGAAGCTGATCGGCCAGCACGGCAACACCGTCCTGCTGGCCGAGGGGCGCGGCGGCCTCTACGTGGTCGATCAGCACCGCGCCCACGAGCGCATCATCTACGAGCAGTTGAGCGCCCGCTACGCCGCCCAGGTTGCGCTCGACGCCGAGGACGGTGGCGCTGACGCGGGCGCAGCCGCCAACGCCCAGTACCTGCTGGAGCCGATCGTCATGGAGATGCCGCCCGGCCGCGCCGAGATCATCGGGGATCGGCTGGCGGCGCTCGAAGCGCTCGGCTTCTCCTGCGAGCGGTTCGGCGGCCACAGCTTCCTGATCCGCTCCACCCCGGACGTCCCCGACGCCACCCAGCGGGCCACCCTTGAGGAAGTCCTGGAGGAGGCGTCCGACCAGCGCGACGACTGGCGCGAGCGGCTGCTGATCCGCCTCGCCTGCCGCTCGGCGATCCGCCGGGGCCGCCAGTTGACCCTGCCCGAAGCGACTCGCCTGCTGGATCAGCTCAGCCGCGCCGCCACGCCGGCCGTCTGCCCGCACGGCGCGCCGATTGTCCTGCACTTCGGCCGCAAGTTTCTGGAGCGTCAGTTCGCCTGGTAG
- a CDS encoding amidohydrolase family protein — protein sequence MSIGTGRTIIRAGRLIDGTGVAPQSDMAIVLNGSKIGAIEPWREALRVGATVYEFPVETVLPGLVDAHCHLSLLGAGLRYEEEVRNANEFMAVTAAYNAHVMLKSGVTTLRDNGCRDSIMFAVRDAMDRGLLIGPRMLIAGRPVTPTGGHFWWCNGVADGDEEIWQEIRKLVQEGADHIKIMASGGGTAGTNPGLPGYKMHELATAVEAAHYYGRLTTAHCRATQAVANAVEAGLDCIEHAEFNGPGDLIEHLAEGPNHQPAWDEEVAKRLANSSTYASLTLPGSGYAAFRTLKDKLQREGVSALAASEREAIARGEAAQEGRAENVSRFLKLGMLPRMVISSDAGPFDIEFGKLWQGMEVGVAGGMTTMQALQASTRTAAAACGILDKVGTLEVGKEADVLVVEANPLDDISNLRDVVAVFKGGQRLVGD from the coding sequence ATGAGCATCGGGACCGGACGCACCATCATCCGAGCCGGACGGCTCATCGACGGCACCGGCGTGGCCCCCCAGTCCGACATGGCCATCGTCCTGAACGGCTCGAAGATCGGCGCCATCGAGCCGTGGCGCGAGGCGCTCCGGGTGGGCGCCACGGTCTACGAGTTCCCGGTCGAGACGGTCCTGCCCGGGCTGGTCGATGCCCACTGCCACCTCAGCCTGCTCGGTGCGGGCCTCCGCTACGAGGAGGAGGTTCGCAACGCAAACGAGTTTATGGCGGTGACGGCGGCCTACAACGCCCACGTGATGCTCAAGTCTGGCGTCACGACCCTCCGCGACAACGGCTGCCGCGACAGCATCATGTTCGCGGTGCGGGACGCGATGGATCGGGGGCTGCTGATCGGGCCGCGGATGCTGATCGCCGGGCGGCCGGTGACGCCGACGGGCGGCCACTTCTGGTGGTGCAACGGCGTGGCGGACGGCGACGAGGAGATCTGGCAGGAGATCCGCAAGCTGGTGCAGGAGGGCGCGGATCACATCAAGATCATGGCGAGCGGCGGCGGGACGGCCGGCACGAATCCAGGGCTGCCGGGCTACAAGATGCACGAACTGGCGACAGCCGTCGAGGCGGCGCACTACTACGGGCGGCTGACGACGGCGCACTGCCGCGCCACGCAGGCTGTCGCCAACGCCGTCGAGGCGGGCCTGGACTGCATCGAGCATGCCGAGTTCAACGGCCCCGGCGACCTGATCGAGCACCTTGCCGAGGGGCCGAACCACCAGCCGGCCTGGGACGAAGAGGTGGCGAAGCGGCTGGCAAACTCCAGCACCTACGCCAGCCTGACCCTGCCGGGCAGCGGCTACGCGGCGTTCCGCACACTCAAGGACAAGCTCCAGCGCGAGGGGGTGTCGGCGCTCGCAGCCAGCGAGCGCGAGGCCATCGCACGGGGCGAGGCGGCGCAGGAAGGTCGGGCCGAGAACGTGAGCCGCTTCCTCAAACTGGGGATGCTGCCGCGCATGGTGATCTCCTCTGACGCCGGGCCGTTCGACATCGAGTTCGGCAAGCTGTGGCAGGGGATGGAGGTCGGCGTAGCCGGCGGCATGACGACGATGCAGGCCCTCCAGGCCAGCACCCGGACGGCGGCGGCGGCCTGCGGCATCCTGGACAAGGTCGGGACGCTGGAGGTCGGCAAGGAGGCCGACGTGCTGGTGGTCGAGGCGAACCCGCTGGACGACATCAGCAACCTGCGTGACGTGGTGGCAGTCTTCAAGGGCGGCCAGCGGCTCGTCGGCGACTGA
- the tig gene encoding trigger factor codes for MKVAAQEIENSQVVLDIEVEDERLERAVDQAYRRIVQRINVPGFRKGKAPRALVERMVGREALVEDAVEQLVPQVVEDAVKQQELKMVARPSLEVVSTQPLQVKATVPVQPKVELGDYKSLSIEATPAEVTDEQVDRVVSRLQESNATFEPAERAVELTDRISIDILARAGETTIMESKDAEYVVDPEGPQPAEGFAEALVGQQPEETKTYTLKLPEDHRNTELAGQDAEFTITVNWVKAKILPPLDDDFASVVGTEFESMDALRGAIRENLSAREEHERRMAHEEQVVNAVVEQASVDLPPQLVEEEAGRQVQQLAQNMERQGIPLSTYLRFTQKTEEQFRAEMMAQAERSVRRSEVLNAVALAEGIDVTDDEIREQLTLSLDDSNESRRLIRDSMRNPMVRERMAASMRRDRAVRFLLETVGGVDFAALEAEAAAEAQALEEAADDVVLADPVDDAVDAVEIDELVEETVEELKAELAEAEAVEGAGSDAEGKPRDASGDTSA; via the coding sequence GTGAAGGTGGCCGCGCAAGAGATCGAGAACAGCCAGGTCGTCCTGGATATCGAAGTTGAGGACGAGCGGCTGGAGCGTGCTGTCGACCAGGCGTACCGCCGCATCGTGCAGCGCATCAACGTGCCGGGCTTCCGCAAGGGGAAGGCGCCCAGGGCGCTCGTCGAGCGGATGGTTGGCCGCGAGGCGCTGGTAGAGGATGCCGTCGAGCAACTGGTTCCCCAGGTGGTCGAGGACGCCGTCAAGCAGCAAGAGCTCAAGATGGTCGCGCGGCCGAGCCTGGAGGTCGTGAGCACCCAGCCGCTGCAAGTCAAGGCGACGGTCCCCGTCCAGCCGAAGGTCGAGCTTGGGGACTACAAGTCCCTGAGCATCGAGGCCACCCCGGCCGAGGTGACCGACGAGCAGGTGGACCGCGTCGTTTCGCGGCTCCAGGAGTCGAACGCGACGTTCGAGCCGGCCGAGCGAGCCGTCGAGCTGACGGACCGCATCTCCATCGACATCCTCGCCAGGGCCGGCGAGACGACGATCATGGAGAGCAAGGACGCCGAGTACGTCGTGGACCCGGAGGGGCCGCAGCCGGCCGAGGGCTTCGCCGAGGCGCTCGTCGGGCAGCAGCCTGAGGAGACCAAGACCTACACCCTCAAGCTCCCTGAGGATCACCGCAACACCGAGCTGGCCGGCCAGGACGCCGAGTTCACCATCACGGTCAACTGGGTCAAGGCCAAGATCCTGCCGCCGCTGGACGACGATTTCGCCTCCGTCGTCGGGACCGAGTTCGAGTCGATGGACGCTCTGCGCGGCGCCATCCGCGAGAACCTGAGCGCCCGCGAGGAGCACGAGCGGCGGATGGCCCACGAGGAGCAGGTCGTCAACGCGGTGGTCGAGCAGGCCTCCGTAGACCTCCCGCCGCAGCTTGTCGAGGAAGAGGCCGGACGCCAGGTTCAGCAGCTCGCGCAGAACATGGAGCGCCAGGGCATCCCGTTGTCGACGTATCTTCGTTTCACTCAGAAGACGGAGGAGCAGTTCCGGGCTGAGATGATGGCCCAGGCTGAGCGAAGCGTCCGACGGAGTGAAGTTCTGAACGCAGTGGCCCTGGCTGAGGGTATCGACGTCACCGACGACGAGATCCGCGAGCAGCTGACCCTTTCGCTGGACGATTCCAACGAAAGCCGCCGGCTGATTCGCGACTCGATGCGGAATCCGATGGTCCGAGAGCGCATGGCGGCGTCCATGCGGCGCGATCGAGCCGTCCGCTTCCTGCTGGAGACCGTTGGCGGCGTTGACTTTGCCGCGTTGGAGGCCGAGGCCGCCGCCGAGGCGCAGGCCCTCGAGGAGGCCGCCGACGACGTGGTGCTGGCTGATCCGGTCGACGACGCGGTTGACGCGGTCGAGATCGACGAGCTGGTGGAAGAGACTGTCGAGGAGCTCAAGGCCGAACTGGCCGAGGCTGAGGCAGTCGAAGGCGCCGGCTCAGACGCCGAGGGCAAGCCCCGCGACGCTTCTGGAGACACATCCGCATGA
- a CDS encoding alpha/beta hydrolase, protein MFEGFTLTTIDTGEATIRVRHGGSGPPLLLLHGNPQTHVMWHRIAPRLAEEFTVVAADIRGYGDSTKPPYTDDHAPYSKRAMARDQVEVMRQLGFDSFFLAGHDRGARVSYRLTLDHPERVKKLAVLDIIPTIEQYARADFQFGMRTWHWFFLPQPADMPERAINAAPEVFFARRPNSFWDPEARADYWRCYQNPDTIRAICEDYRAGTTIDLEHDGVDRGKQHIRCPLLVLWGARGSQPGFDHLAIWREWATDVRGRGIDSGHFLAEEAPEETYAELRAFFKEEEQRA, encoded by the coding sequence ATGTTCGAGGGATTCACGCTCACCACCATCGACACCGGCGAGGCGACCATCCGCGTCCGCCATGGTGGGAGCGGCCCGCCTCTGCTGCTGCTCCACGGCAATCCGCAGACCCACGTCATGTGGCACCGGATCGCCCCCAGGCTGGCCGAAGAGTTCACGGTGGTGGCCGCCGACATCCGTGGCTACGGCGACTCGACCAAGCCGCCCTACACCGACGACCATGCCCCCTACTCGAAGCGCGCGATGGCCCGCGATCAGGTCGAGGTGATGCGGCAGCTTGGCTTCGACTCGTTCTTCCTGGCCGGCCACGACCGGGGCGCTCGCGTCTCCTACCGCCTGACGCTCGATCACCCGGAGCGGGTCAAGAAGCTGGCCGTGCTCGACATCATCCCGACCATCGAACAGTACGCCCGCGCCGACTTCCAGTTCGGCATGCGGACGTGGCACTGGTTCTTCCTGCCGCAGCCGGCCGACATGCCGGAGCGCGCCATCAACGCCGCCCCAGAGGTCTTCTTCGCGCGTCGCCCGAACAGCTTCTGGGACCCGGAGGCCCGCGCCGACTACTGGCGCTGCTACCAGAACCCGGACACCATCCGCGCCATCTGCGAGGATTACCGGGCCGGCACGACCATCGACCTGGAGCACGACGGGGTAGACCGGGGCAAGCAGCACATCAGGTGCCCGCTGCTGGTGCTCTGGGGGGCGCGCGGCTCGCAGCCGGGCTTCGACCACCTGGCGATCTGGCGTGAGTGGGCCACCGACGTGCGCGGTCGGGGCATCGACAGCGGGCACTTCCTGGCCGAGGAGGCCCCCGAGGAGACGTACGCCGAGCTTCGCGCCTTCTTCAAGGAGGAGGAGCAGCGGGCCTGA
- a CDS encoding amidase, with amino-acid sequence MSDGRSSVNVEEVDVQTLQAWMRDGKVTSRGVVEAYSARIAELDGRLHSVLELNPDALAIADALDAERAGGNVRGPLHGIPILLKDNIDTADGMETTAGSLALLGHRPPQDATVAAKLRAAGAILLGKTNMSEWANFRSTRSASGWSGRGRQCRNPYALDRTPGGSSSGSGVAPAASLCAAAIGTETNGSIVSPANASGIVGIKPTVGLTSRAGVIPISHTQDTIGPLARTVTDAAIVLGALVGLDPRDSATEASAGRAHADYAQFLDTNGLKGARIGVARGVYFGYSEHTDGLVEAAIEVMRACGATIVDPADIPTAREMAQPEAGREVLLYELKADLNAYLAERGHPTMRTLADLIAFNEAHASEEMPYFRQELFEKAEEKGPLTDWRYQEVLARNFRLSRDEGLDAVLDGLELDALIAPTGSPAAVTDQINGEKRLGGSSTPAALAGYPLISMLAGYTPFGQPVNLTLMGRAWSEPTLIRIAYALEQALPPRRPPTYLPTLALP; translated from the coding sequence ATGAGCGACGGCCGGTCGAGCGTGAACGTCGAAGAGGTCGACGTCCAGACGTTGCAGGCGTGGATGCGCGACGGCAAGGTCACATCCCGAGGGGTTGTCGAGGCGTACAGCGCGCGGATCGCCGAGTTGGACGGGCGGCTGCACTCGGTGCTGGAGCTGAACCCTGACGCCCTGGCCATCGCCGACGCGCTCGACGCCGAGCGGGCGGGCGGCAACGTGCGCGGGCCGCTCCACGGCATCCCGATCCTGCTCAAAGACAACATCGATACGGCAGACGGGATGGAGACGACGGCCGGCTCGCTGGCGCTGCTCGGGCACCGGCCGCCCCAGGACGCGACCGTCGCTGCGAAGCTGCGAGCGGCCGGGGCGATCCTGCTCGGCAAGACCAACATGAGCGAGTGGGCCAACTTCCGGTCGACTCGGTCGGCCAGCGGCTGGAGCGGGCGCGGTCGCCAGTGCCGCAACCCGTACGCCCTGGACCGCACGCCGGGCGGATCGAGCAGCGGCTCGGGCGTCGCGCCGGCCGCCAGCCTGTGCGCTGCCGCCATCGGCACCGAGACCAACGGCTCGATCGTGTCGCCGGCCAATGCCAGCGGCATCGTCGGGATCAAGCCGACCGTCGGGCTGACCAGCAGGGCGGGCGTCATCCCGATCTCACACACCCAGGACACCATCGGGCCGCTGGCGCGGACGGTGACCGATGCGGCCATCGTGCTTGGTGCGCTTGTCGGCCTTGACCCGCGCGACAGCGCCACCGAGGCGAGCGCAGGCAGGGCGCATGCTGACTACGCCCAGTTCCTCGACACGAACGGGCTCAAGGGTGCGCGCATTGGCGTGGCCCGCGGCGTCTACTTCGGCTACAGCGAGCACACCGATGGGCTGGTCGAGGCGGCCATTGAGGTGATGCGCGCGTGCGGCGCGACCATCGTCGACCCGGCCGACATCCCGACGGCCAGGGAGATGGCCCAGCCGGAGGCCGGCCGCGAGGTGCTGCTCTACGAGCTGAAGGCGGACCTGAACGCCTACCTCGCGGAGCGCGGCCACCCGACGATGCGGACCCTGGCCGACCTGATCGCCTTCAACGAGGCGCACGCATCCGAAGAGATGCCGTACTTTCGTCAGGAGCTGTTCGAGAAGGCGGAGGAGAAGGGGCCGCTGACCGACTGGCGCTACCAGGAGGTGCTGGCCCGCAACTTCCGGCTCTCGCGCGACGAAGGCCTGGACGCCGTGCTGGACGGCCTGGAGCTGGATGCACTGATCGCGCCGACCGGTTCGCCGGCAGCGGTGACCGACCAGATCAACGGCGAGAAGCGCCTGGGTGGCAGCTCAACGCCGGCCGCGCTGGCCGGCTACCCGCTGATCAGCATGCTGGCGGGGTACACGCCGTTCGGGCAGCCGGTCAACCTGACGCTGATGGGCCGCGCCTGGAGCGAGCCGACGCTGATCCGGATCGCCTACGCGCTGGAGCAGGCGCTGCCGCCGCGCCGCCCCCCGACGTACCTTCCCACGCTCGCGCTGCCGTAG
- the mutS gene encoding DNA mismatch repair protein MutS yields MPQKSRTAAKRADAANEADGVKVSQVRAQYDALKRQHPGRVLLFQLGDFYETFEADAAIVARVCDITLTSRELSRGDRVALAGVPIHRAAPHIGKLIAAGYHVAICDQVSEPGKGLVERAVTRVVTPGTVAEPGLVSPHENNLIVALAQGKWGVGLAAADVTTGELQTTVVEGDGPHTDVLLSAELQRLAPAECLIIEGASFGRAGGVPLPGHTTTLPPARFEAGAATDALRRLFRVGSLDGYGLVADSPALGALGALVGYVGEMDHRLLASLREPTAYLVGSHLALDPVTRRNLELTRTARHGQSRGSLLHAVDRTRTPMGARRLRRLLGQPLVDRERLDARLDAVERLMEDGQRRARLRGILARLGDLERLIGRIRQATATPREVMVLAGALRLLPGLPAELGEDVQAGGLLAALAEAIDACPKLAETVEQTLADPGGPRIIRPGHSRELDDLVDGMAEARHWLAQLERRERERTGIRSLRVGFNRVFGYYLEVTRPNLAAVPADYQRRQSLVSAERFVTPELKEREALILTAETRVEELETELFQALLRKIAEQAAPVVESVEAVADLDVLAALADVAADRGWCRPHFVDDDELTIRGGRHPVLEAMLPGGDIVPNDCRVGGAAVAGDGVGSMPGGATGHGRLLIVTGPNMGGKSTYLRMVALVVLLAQVGSFVPADEAHIGLADRLFTRIGSEDDLTAGASTFLVEMAETASILRQATPRSLVVLDEVGRGTSTHDGLCIAQAVLEHLHDEVGARTLFATHFHELTTLAESLSAVRNVTVAVDERNGQLAFLYRVQPGAADRSYGVQVARLAGLPASVTERAAALLALREAGWSDPLLSDDGPVALRPEDSQDDLTPPATRDNFTPQPPLPRTMEPLGFAASPDRRGEGEDWQPAAHFSMPQDGAGSLTSAAERPLEHDDYLANTLPPLRAGDDAGGADSCAAQRGWGGEVSPAARGEVPSALGAEAAPTPTDGISPAARQLLAHLLGLDLGNLTPLQALNLLHRWQTDARAAVPWRDWLSSLANGGLPQPEDR; encoded by the coding sequence ATGCCCCAGAAGTCGCGCACGGCAGCGAAGCGCGCCGACGCCGCCAACGAGGCGGACGGCGTCAAGGTGAGCCAGGTCCGCGCCCAGTACGATGCCCTCAAGCGGCAGCACCCGGGCCGCGTGCTGCTGTTCCAGCTTGGCGACTTCTACGAGACGTTCGAGGCCGACGCCGCCATTGTGGCCCGCGTCTGCGACATCACGCTGACCTCGCGTGAGCTGAGCCGTGGGGATCGGGTGGCGCTGGCCGGCGTCCCGATCCACCGCGCCGCCCCGCACATCGGGAAGCTGATCGCGGCAGGCTACCACGTCGCCATCTGCGATCAGGTCAGCGAGCCGGGCAAGGGGCTGGTCGAGCGGGCCGTCACCCGGGTGGTGACGCCCGGCACCGTGGCCGAGCCGGGCCTGGTCTCGCCGCACGAGAACAACCTGATTGTCGCGCTGGCCCAGGGAAAGTGGGGCGTCGGGCTGGCCGCCGCCGACGTGACGACCGGCGAGCTACAGACGACCGTTGTCGAGGGTGACGGACCGCACACCGATGTGCTGCTCTCGGCCGAGCTGCAGCGGCTCGCGCCGGCCGAGTGCCTGATCATAGAGGGGGCGTCGTTCGGGCGGGCGGGCGGCGTCCCGCTGCCGGGCCACACGACCACGCTCCCGCCGGCCCGCTTCGAAGCGGGCGCCGCCACCGACGCGCTGCGCCGCCTGTTCAGGGTCGGGTCGTTGGACGGCTACGGGCTGGTCGCCGATTCGCCGGCCCTCGGCGCGCTCGGGGCGCTGGTCGGCTACGTCGGCGAGATGGATCACCGGCTGCTGGCCTCCCTCCGCGAGCCGACCGCGTACCTCGTCGGGTCGCACCTTGCCCTCGACCCGGTCACGCGCAGGAATCTCGAATTGACCCGCACCGCCCGGCACGGGCAGTCGCGCGGCAGCCTCCTGCACGCCGTCGACCGTACCCGCACCCCGATGGGCGCCCGCCGCTTGCGTCGCCTGCTCGGGCAGCCGCTGGTGGACCGCGAGCGTCTCGACGCGCGGCTGGACGCCGTCGAGCGGCTGATGGAGGACGGGCAGCGGCGGGCACGCCTCCGTGGCATCCTGGCCCGCCTGGGCGACCTCGAACGGCTGATCGGGCGGATCCGGCAGGCGACGGCCACACCCCGCGAGGTGATGGTGCTGGCCGGCGCGCTGCGGCTGCTGCCAGGGCTGCCGGCCGAGCTTGGCGAGGACGTCCAGGCCGGCGGGCTGCTCGCCGCGCTGGCCGAGGCCATCGACGCCTGCCCGAAGCTGGCCGAGACCGTCGAGCAGACCCTGGCCGATCCTGGCGGCCCGCGCATCATCCGGCCGGGCCACAGCCGCGAGCTTGACGATCTGGTGGACGGGATGGCCGAAGCCCGGCACTGGCTGGCCCAGCTCGAGCGCCGCGAGCGCGAGCGAACCGGCATCCGCTCGCTGCGGGTCGGGTTCAACCGGGTCTTTGGCTACTACCTGGAGGTCACGCGCCCGAACCTCGCAGCCGTGCCCGCCGACTACCAGCGGCGGCAGTCGCTGGTCTCGGCCGAGCGCTTTGTCACGCCGGAGCTGAAAGAGCGTGAAGCGCTGATCCTGACGGCCGAGACGCGCGTCGAGGAGTTGGAGACGGAGCTGTTCCAGGCGCTGCTTCGCAAGATCGCCGAGCAGGCCGCGCCGGTGGTCGAGAGCGTGGAGGCGGTGGCCGATCTCGACGTACTGGCCGCCCTGGCGGACGTGGCGGCCGACCGTGGCTGGTGTCGCCCCCACTTCGTGGACGACGACGAACTGACGATCCGTGGAGGCCGACACCCCGTGCTGGAGGCGATGCTGCCCGGCGGCGACATCGTCCCGAACGACTGCCGCGTCGGCGGGGCGGCCGTCGCGGGTGATGGCGTCGGAAGCATGCCCGGCGGCGCGACAGGTCACGGCCGGCTGCTGATCGTGACCGGCCCGAACATGGGCGGCAAGTCGACCTATCTCCGGATGGTGGCGCTGGTGGTCTTGCTGGCGCAGGTCGGCTCGTTCGTGCCAGCCGACGAAGCGCACATCGGGCTGGCCGACCGGCTGTTCACGCGCATCGGCTCCGAAGACGATCTCACGGCCGGCGCCAGCACCTTCCTGGTCGAGATGGCCGAGACGGCGAGCATTCTGCGGCAGGCCACGCCGCGCAGCCTCGTGGTGCTGGACGAGGTCGGGCGGGGGACCAGCACCCACGACGGCCTCTGCATCGCGCAGGCGGTGCTGGAGCACCTGCACGACGAGGTCGGCGCGCGGACGCTCTTCGCCACCCATTTCCACGAGTTGACGACGCTCGCAGAGTCGCTCTCGGCGGTCCGCAACGTGACGGTCGCCGTGGACGAGCGCAACGGCCAGTTGGCGTTCCTCTACCGCGTGCAGCCGGGGGCCGCCGACCGCAGCTACGGCGTCCAGGTCGCCCGGCTGGCCGGGTTGCCGGCCAGCGTCACCGAGCGTGCGGCGGCCCTGCTGGCCCTCCGCGAGGCCGGCTGGTCCGACCCGCTGCTGTCGGACGACGGGCCGGTGGCGTTGCGGCCAGAAGACAGCCAGGATGACCTCACCCCGCCAGCCACGAGGGATAACTTCACCCCCCAGCCTCCTCTTCCACGAACGATGGAGCCTCTCGGCTTCGCCGCCTCTCCAGATCGGCGCGGAGAGGGGGAGGATTGGCAGCCTGCGGCTCACTTTTCGATGCCGCAGGATGGAGCGGGCAGCCTCACAAGTGCCGCTGAGCGCCCTTTGGAGCATGATGACTACCTGGCGAATACCCTCCCCCCTCTCCGCGCCGGAGATGATGCCGGCGGAGCCGATAGTTGCGCCGCGCAGCGGGGCTGGGGGGGTGAGGTCTCCCCGGCCGCAAGGGGTGAGGTTCCCTCGGCGCTGGGTGCTGAGGCCGCTCCGACACCGACAGACGGGATCTCCCCGGCCGCCCGCCAACTGCTCGCCCACCTGCTTGGCCTCGATCTCGGCAACCTGACCCCGCTCCAGGCCCTCAACCTGCTGCACCGCTGGCAAACCGACGCCCGCGCGGCGGTGCCCTGGCGTGACTGGCTCTCCAGCCTGGCGAACGGCGGGCTGCCACAACCGGAGGATCGGTGA
- a CDS encoding response regulator, which translates to MTTSAAHSDQALPRKLVLVVEDELDIRSTVAQALLDEGYEVATASNVPDALARIRERRPDAILCDIMLPQSDGRQLIRACRADPATSSIPILVMSAAHEAFRDPELGSLVFVAKPFDIGMLLMLVDDAVWSSSMPVLLC; encoded by the coding sequence ATGACCACCAGCGCCGCGCACTCCGACCAGGCTCTGCCGCGCAAACTCGTGCTCGTCGTGGAAGACGAGCTAGACATCCGCAGCACCGTGGCGCAGGCGCTGCTCGACGAAGGGTACGAGGTCGCGACGGCCTCGAACGTGCCGGACGCCCTCGCGCGGATCCGCGAGCGTCGGCCGGACGCCATCCTCTGCGACATCATGCTGCCGCAGTCGGATGGCCGGCAGTTGATCCGTGCGTGCCGCGCCGATCCGGCCACCAGCAGCATCCCGATCCTCGTGATGTCGGCGGCGCATGAGGCCTTCCGCGATCCAGAGCTTGGCTCGCTGGTGTTCGTGGCCAAGCCGTTCGACATCGGCATGCTGCTGATGCTGGTGGACGACGCCGTCTGGTCGTCGTCCATGCCGGTTCTGTTGTGTTAG